Proteins encoded within one genomic window of Acidithiobacillus sp. AMEEHan:
- a CDS encoding glycine cleavage system protein H, translated as MECNGCEFRAELYYDKESQVWARREDDGTLTVGMTDISQSIAGKILHVRVRRPGTRRPIGKPVATIESGKWAGPVPNVFDCVIELANEDVLEDPNLLNIEPYEAWIARVRPVASLEVALKDMVTGDAAFEMYKARCLRDDIHCERGMR; from the coding sequence ATGGAATGTAACGGCTGTGAATTTCGCGCCGAGCTCTACTATGACAAGGAAAGTCAGGTCTGGGCGCGCCGTGAGGATGATGGCACGCTCACGGTGGGCATGACCGATATTTCCCAGTCCATTGCCGGCAAGATTCTACATGTGCGCGTGCGCCGACCCGGTACCCGGCGGCCCATTGGCAAGCCAGTTGCCACCATTGAAAGTGGAAAATGGGCGGGGCCGGTTCCCAATGTTTTCGACTGTGTGATCGAACTTGCCAACGAGGATGTCCTGGAAGACCCTAATCTACTCAACATCGAACCCTACGAGGCCTGGATCGCACGCGTGCGTCCGGTGGCGAGTCTGGAAGTCGCGTTGAAGGATATGGTAACGGGTGATGCCGCCTTTGAAATGTACAAGGCACGCTGCCTGCGGGACGACATTCACTGTGAGCGGGGAATGAGATGA